In Paenibacillus sp. G2S3, a single window of DNA contains:
- a CDS encoding Gfo/Idh/MocA family oxidoreductase: MSKIKVAVIGCGTISKKRHIPEYAANPNVELVAFCDLVLERAEVYAQQYGGRAYTSYEEMLKAEKPDAVSVCTPNVLHAPCAIAVANAGAHVLVEKPMATNTPDALAMIEAARKNGVFLMAGQNQRLMPPHQKAKEILQTGKMGKVISFRTSFGHPGPERWSIDGRDSWFFRKEEAIMGAMGDLGVHKADLIRWLLGDEVAEVAAFVNTLHKEGTDVDDNATCILRMKSGTVGTLVASWTYYKGGDNSTVLWCENGVMHIGTHPVDQVIVELRDGSVEKYQVGAMATNEKQVPSGIMDAFVESIVTNTPPSISGEEGLKSLEVILAAFESQDSKKVVSLS; encoded by the coding sequence ATGAGCAAAATTAAGGTAGCAGTAATAGGTTGTGGAACAATTTCTAAAAAGAGACATATTCCGGAATACGCGGCGAATCCAAACGTTGAACTCGTAGCCTTTTGCGATCTGGTTCTTGAGAGAGCCGAAGTCTATGCACAACAGTACGGAGGTAGGGCCTATACAAGCTATGAAGAAATGCTAAAGGCGGAGAAGCCCGATGCCGTCAGCGTATGTACGCCGAACGTGCTGCACGCTCCATGTGCGATTGCAGTAGCGAATGCAGGCGCTCATGTACTTGTGGAAAAGCCGATGGCAACGAACACTCCGGATGCTTTAGCTATGATTGAAGCAGCAAGAAAGAACGGTGTGTTCTTGATGGCGGGGCAGAACCAACGTCTGATGCCGCCTCATCAAAAGGCCAAAGAAATTTTGCAAACAGGTAAAATGGGTAAAGTCATTTCCTTCCGTACGTCCTTTGGTCATCCGGGACCTGAACGCTGGAGTATTGATGGCCGCGACAGCTGGTTCTTCCGCAAGGAGGAAGCCATCATGGGTGCGATGGGCGACCTTGGCGTTCACAAAGCTGATTTGATCCGTTGGCTTCTTGGCGATGAAGTGGCTGAAGTCGCTGCTTTCGTGAACACGCTGCACAAAGAAGGAACCGATGTAGATGATAACGCGACCTGCATATTGCGTATGAAGAGCGGAACGGTCGGCACGTTAGTTGCCAGCTGGACGTATTATAAAGGCGGCGACAACAGCACGGTATTGTGGTGCGAGAATGGTGTTATGCATATCGGTACGCATCCGGTTGATCAAGTTATAGTCGAGCTTCGTGACGGCTCCGTTGAGAAGTATCAGGTCGGCGCGATGGCGACGAACGAGAAGCAAGTGCCTAGCGGCATCATGGACGCTTTTGTGGAAAGTATTGTAACGAATACACCACCGAGCATTTCCGGCGAAGAAGGACTGAAGTCGCTCGAGGTCATTCTGGCTGCTTTCGAATCGCAGGATTCGAAAAAGGTTGTTTCTTTGTCCTGA
- a CDS encoding sugar phosphate isomerase/epimerase translates to MRRMGIGLQMHTVRGELAKDFTGTLRRVAELGYEGVEFAGYGGLSAEALKELLQELNLKAIGAHVSITKMKADLNKEIEYLCAIDAPYLICPHIAAVDRQTPEAWQSLFAFFAETGQQVKEKGLQFAYHNHAFEFEMKVNDQYAFDAIYASVTPEALQVELDAGWVQFAGLNTLQYIAKYAGRLPLLHVKDFKGVVDGDINTVELGEGEIDLHSVIGAGSDAGVEWIIVEQDRCANPPLESVTASYNWLKQNYLSQF, encoded by the coding sequence ATGAGAAGAATGGGTATTGGTTTGCAGATGCATACTGTACGCGGGGAATTGGCTAAAGATTTTACTGGTACACTTCGCCGTGTAGCTGAGCTCGGCTATGAAGGGGTAGAATTTGCAGGTTACGGTGGTTTGTCTGCGGAAGCGCTGAAGGAACTGCTGCAAGAATTGAACTTAAAAGCAATTGGCGCTCATGTAAGTATTACCAAAATGAAGGCTGATTTGAATAAAGAAATTGAATATTTGTGTGCTATTGACGCTCCTTATCTCATTTGCCCGCATATTGCTGCTGTGGATCGCCAAACACCTGAAGCATGGCAAAGTTTGTTCGCTTTTTTTGCGGAAACAGGCCAACAGGTGAAGGAGAAAGGGCTTCAATTTGCTTACCATAACCATGCGTTCGAATTTGAGATGAAAGTAAACGATCAGTACGCATTCGATGCCATATATGCATCCGTTACTCCAGAGGCGCTGCAAGTGGAGCTGGATGCAGGCTGGGTTCAATTCGCAGGTCTGAACACACTGCAATACATTGCGAAATATGCAGGCCGCTTGCCGCTGCTTCATGTGAAAGATTTCAAAGGTGTCGTGGATGGAGATATCAATACGGTTGAGTTAGGTGAAGGCGAGATCGATCTGCACTCTGTAATTGGCGCCGGCTCGGACGCGGGTGTTGAATGGATTATCGTAGAGCAGGATCGTTGTGCGAACCCGCCTCTTGAAAGTGTTACTGCCAGCTACAACTGGCTGAAACAAAATTATTTATCCCAATTTTAA
- a CDS encoding helix-turn-helix domain-containing protein: MKIVIADDEFLAQQTLLSMIREIKGDWEIVGVAGSGIELLDIVLEKRPDIAFVDIKMPGMNGIEAIRRAKAGSADTEWFILSGYSEFAFAQEGIQLGVKNYLLKPLSLGELREALLMAQTAVQERLASKQRLFANTIWNRNYGLESAEARVKEQASMQVQLAVVFVDSYLLDERATSIPLKQVYTYINQIIEEFANQGLLLTWMILPGGHIAVVGASRHGNHDKELLDGFFQELQQMMDDSDISSEIRLTVVSSQAQLALDEIGEQVDEIVDRGIYRMLKGLGKIWNASSFRHFNGEHYELCSRMAHLVQMYKEKKYTRYMDELFEMKQYTTVRRHVLEGNGIREALYDYLNTTLCVQLEPAASFAKNIILLKTHGNSLLQRMNKDEPPQDIVYKVIQYMKSNYRDEIGTTRIAGHFQVSPNYLSTVFHQKTGSTIMRFLTELRINKAKEILAVGDLQIQEAAELVGYINPAYFTNLFKKFEGCSPTEYKQMLR; encoded by the coding sequence ATGAAGATAGTGATCGCGGATGATGAATTTCTGGCCCAGCAAACACTCCTCAGTATGATTCGTGAAATCAAGGGTGACTGGGAAATCGTTGGTGTCGCAGGCAGTGGGATTGAACTGCTAGATATTGTATTAGAGAAACGTCCTGATATTGCCTTTGTGGATATCAAGATGCCTGGTATGAACGGAATTGAAGCCATTCGTCGAGCAAAGGCAGGCTCTGCTGATACGGAGTGGTTCATTCTGTCGGGCTATTCGGAGTTTGCGTTTGCTCAAGAAGGGATCCAGCTTGGGGTCAAAAATTATCTGCTCAAGCCTTTGAGTCTGGGTGAACTGCGGGAGGCGCTTTTGATGGCACAGACTGCGGTGCAGGAGCGCCTAGCCAGCAAGCAAAGACTGTTCGCGAATACTATATGGAATCGTAATTACGGTCTTGAAAGTGCTGAAGCTAGGGTGAAGGAACAGGCAAGCATGCAAGTTCAATTAGCAGTCGTGTTCGTCGACAGCTATCTTCTCGATGAGAGGGCAACTTCCATACCGCTTAAGCAAGTTTATACCTATATCAATCAGATTATCGAAGAGTTCGCGAATCAAGGACTACTTCTAACCTGGATGATCCTTCCAGGTGGTCATATTGCTGTGGTTGGGGCCTCGCGTCATGGAAACCATGACAAGGAATTGCTGGACGGTTTCTTTCAAGAGCTGCAGCAAATGATGGATGATTCCGATATATCTTCAGAAATTAGGCTGACAGTGGTTTCCTCACAGGCACAGCTAGCACTTGATGAAATCGGCGAGCAGGTGGACGAAATCGTTGATCGCGGGATTTACCGTATGCTGAAGGGATTGGGGAAGATATGGAATGCGAGTTCCTTCCGACATTTCAACGGAGAACATTATGAGCTGTGCAGCAGAATGGCGCATCTGGTCCAGATGTACAAAGAAAAGAAATATACCCGATATATGGATGAGTTGTTTGAGATGAAACAGTATACTACGGTACGACGGCATGTCTTGGAGGGCAACGGCATCAGGGAAGCACTGTATGATTACCTGAATACGACACTATGTGTGCAGCTAGAGCCTGCGGCTTCTTTTGCAAAGAATATCATACTCTTGAAGACGCACGGGAATAGCTTGCTTCAACGGATGAACAAGGATGAACCGCCTCAGGATATTGTATATAAGGTTATCCAGTACATGAAGTCCAACTACAGGGATGAAATCGGAACCACAAGGATTGCTGGACATTTTCAGGTATCACCGAATTATCTTAGCACGGTATTTCACCAGAAAACCGGGTCTACGATCATGCGTTTTCTAACGGAGCTGCGTATTAATAAGGCCAAGGAGATTCTTGCCGTAGGTGATTTACAGATTCAGGAAGCGGCGGAACTGGTGGGCTATATTAATCCTGCGTATTTTACGAATTTGTTCAAAAAATTTGAGGGTTGCTCTCCTACTGAATATAAGCAAATGCTGAGGTAA
- a CDS encoding extracellular solute-binding protein: MRRYWITALGLLQILALVLQACSAPNFKATANKLNEVRIGGGSKKEDSRQVKLSVYMYVTDVRVQNVYYAISRAFEAKNPEIRVELQFPGFQYEEILKVKLSTNELPDIFDTHGWAKIRYGKYLEDLSDEPWAKQLTDTIKSAVTDEQGKVYVLPVSEARDGFSYNINVLEKYHIRVPKTYDELMAAADIIVKESHGQVVPFFFSGVDSWTIGQYFDYFANGFLENSGAEVNTQLKNSGDDWKQWESIAVIWKEMFDKGYINKDVLTVKYSELPKLFAEDKVAFSFASPSFADDAYEINTGTKIGIMPVPSMNERAVPTFSGGERNTLGIWENSSHLKEAKLLVNFFAQPDNMKKIADVVKIPPGLKGITPQHEFMPFYKQYKDVPVIPYFDRIYLPNGMWEVVRRLGIELLAGEITPVKFEQVMKQEEERLSN; the protein is encoded by the coding sequence ATGAGAAGATACTGGATTACGGCATTGGGTTTGCTGCAAATCTTAGCTCTTGTGCTCCAGGCCTGCTCTGCTCCAAATTTTAAGGCAACCGCCAATAAGTTAAATGAAGTAAGAATCGGTGGTGGTTCCAAAAAAGAGGATTCCAGGCAAGTGAAGCTGTCCGTCTACATGTACGTTACGGATGTTAGGGTGCAGAACGTGTACTATGCGATCTCCCGTGCTTTTGAAGCAAAGAACCCGGAGATTCGGGTAGAACTGCAATTTCCTGGTTTTCAGTATGAGGAGATTCTAAAGGTTAAGCTGTCCACCAATGAACTACCGGATATCTTTGATACACATGGCTGGGCCAAGATACGTTATGGCAAATATCTTGAGGACCTTAGTGATGAACCGTGGGCGAAGCAGCTGACAGATACGATAAAGTCGGCAGTGACCGATGAACAAGGGAAGGTGTATGTGCTGCCAGTCAGCGAGGCAAGAGATGGTTTTTCATATAACATTAATGTTCTGGAAAAATACCATATTCGGGTTCCGAAAACTTATGATGAATTAATGGCTGCGGCAGATATCATCGTGAAGGAAAGCCATGGGCAGGTTGTTCCATTTTTTTTCTCTGGGGTCGATTCTTGGACCATTGGACAATATTTTGATTATTTCGCAAACGGATTTTTGGAGAATTCGGGAGCTGAAGTAAATACACAACTGAAGAATTCGGGAGATGACTGGAAACAGTGGGAAAGCATTGCTGTAATATGGAAGGAAATGTTCGATAAGGGTTATATCAATAAAGATGTTTTAACGGTGAAATACAGTGAGCTACCGAAATTGTTTGCGGAGGATAAAGTGGCTTTTTCCTTTGCTTCACCCTCCTTTGCAGACGATGCATATGAGATTAATACCGGTACCAAAATCGGCATAATGCCAGTTCCCTCTATGAATGAGCGAGCGGTTCCTACTTTTTCGGGAGGGGAGCGCAACACGCTTGGTATCTGGGAAAATTCCAGTCATCTAAAGGAGGCAAAGCTGTTAGTCAATTTTTTTGCTCAGCCGGACAATATGAAAAAAATTGCAGATGTCGTCAAAATTCCACCGGGCTTAAAGGGGATCACACCTCAGCATGAATTTATGCCATTTTATAAACAGTATAAGGATGTCCCTGTAATTCCGTATTTTGATCGTATTTATTTGCCTAACGGGATGTGGGAAGTGGTGCGGCGACTAGGCATAGAGCTGCTGGCAGGTGAAATTACTCCAGTGAAATTTGAGCAAGTTATGAAACAGGAAGAGGAGCGGCTGTCCAACTAA
- a CDS encoding cache domain-containing protein: MRPGSFRFKLVMLYFWTIVIPIVIIVFFFPNYFQKLMIKQNTQYAESMSASFTKNIETYLNELERLTLTPYFDSDIMKALKYKAKQNDEIQLTPIEKLRMDNALNEKFHNFIRMSREDISGTTLVTPDGSIYAKSTDLTTPVDNYPFTATKWYRKALEANGSAVFIGSHKQDYLKQPLLTDVFSVARIIRDPDTEMQLAVIIADADTQVLKKLIQDFRFNVNSTIAVLDDEHRVVYSNAELTPSMLESVDKSSDSVSDDKDTYQVIQRDIGTSQWKLVFFCRIPKSSISLGGSMLLASCSRSAAYS; the protein is encoded by the coding sequence ATGAGACCGGGTTCTTTTCGTTTCAAGCTGGTGATGCTTTACTTCTGGACGATTGTCATTCCAATCGTAATCATTGTATTCTTTTTTCCAAATTATTTTCAAAAATTAATGATCAAGCAGAATACACAATACGCTGAGAGCATGTCCGCCTCCTTCACGAAAAATATAGAGACGTATCTCAATGAATTGGAACGGTTGACCTTAACACCGTATTTCGACAGTGACATTATGAAGGCACTAAAATATAAGGCCAAGCAAAACGATGAAATCCAGCTCACGCCGATAGAAAAGCTGAGGATGGATAATGCACTGAATGAAAAGTTTCACAATTTTATTCGCATGTCGCGCGAGGATATTTCAGGGACAACATTGGTCACACCCGACGGCTCTATTTATGCCAAATCAACAGATTTGACCACACCGGTAGACAATTACCCTTTTACAGCTACCAAATGGTACCGTAAAGCGCTTGAGGCGAATGGTTCTGCCGTATTTATTGGTAGCCACAAGCAGGATTATTTGAAGCAACCGCTGCTTACGGATGTTTTTTCCGTTGCCAGAATAATTAGAGATCCCGATACGGAGATGCAGCTTGCCGTTATTATTGCCGATGCTGATACTCAGGTGCTCAAGAAACTGATCCAGGATTTTCGCTTCAATGTCAATTCCACGATTGCAGTGCTTGATGACGAACATCGCGTGGTCTATTCCAACGCAGAATTGACGCCTTCTATGCTAGAAAGTGTAGACAAATCCTCAGACAGTGTAAGCGATGACAAGGATACATATCAAGTAATACAACGGGACATTGGAACATCTCAATGGAAGCTGGTTTTTTTTTGCCGAATTCCGAAATCATCAATCAGCTTAGGTGGATCTATGTTATTGGCGTCTTGTTCGCGATCTGCGGCTTATTCTTGA
- a CDS encoding histidine kinase, whose amino-acid sequence MTVIVFFLLSKWIIRPFQEIISTMKKVELGRLQTRLQVRGKDEVAQIGLAFNRMIHQVEDLIVREYQAKFNQQQAEYRSLQAQIQPHFLYNILNGFIGLNRIGEREKLEESIIHLSKMLRYILGQRDWTSIKEECDFLAWYCQLQKLRFHDRLQYHITFDTACMDIQIPKLLLQPLVENSIIHGIEPLNYPREMKVNAQIHEDSFLSITVVDNGIGFNIDNTDKSVGLTNVKDRLLLAFPNGEFELVSSVGDGTSIHIKIPMKDVFR is encoded by the coding sequence TTGACAGTTATTGTATTTTTTCTTTTATCTAAATGGATTATTCGTCCCTTCCAAGAGATTATCTCTACGATGAAAAAGGTGGAGCTTGGTAGGTTACAGACACGCCTGCAGGTCAGGGGCAAGGATGAGGTGGCCCAGATCGGATTAGCTTTTAACCGGATGATCCATCAGGTCGAGGATCTTATTGTGAGAGAATACCAGGCGAAATTCAACCAGCAGCAAGCGGAGTATCGCTCACTTCAAGCCCAGATCCAGCCCCATTTTCTATACAATATTCTGAATGGATTTATTGGACTTAACCGGATTGGTGAGCGGGAAAAGCTGGAAGAATCGATTATTCACCTCAGCAAAATGCTTAGATATATTCTTGGACAGCGGGACTGGACGAGTATCAAGGAGGAATGTGATTTTCTTGCCTGGTACTGTCAGTTACAGAAACTCCGCTTTCATGACCGTCTTCAATATCATATTACTTTTGATACAGCGTGTATGGATATCCAGATTCCAAAGCTACTACTGCAGCCACTGGTCGAGAATAGCATTATTCACGGGATTGAACCTCTAAATTATCCAAGAGAAATGAAGGTCAATGCTCAAATCCATGAGGACTCATTTCTCTCCATCACGGTAGTTGACAATGGCATAGGCTTTAACATAGATAACACTGACAAAAGTGTAGGTTTGACTAATGTTAAGGATCGCCTGTTGCTTGCTTTTCCAAATGGGGAGTTTGAGCTAGTTAGCAGCGTTGGGGACGGTACAAGCATTCATATTAAAATTCCGATGAAGGACGTGTTTAGATGA